AGAACAGCGGAAGAAATCCTTACCAAAACGGAATGAAATTGATCTAAAATATAAATGGGATCTTGAAGCAATCTATGCCAATGATCAAGACTGGGAACATGATTTTAAAAAAGCAAAAGATTTGGCCGATCAATTAAAAAAATATGAGGGAAAACTTGAGAACTCACCTCAAGATTTGTTACATGTTTTAAAATTATCGGATCAGGTTTCTGAATTGGTTGGTCGGATTTTTGTTTATGCGAGAATGAGAAAAGATGAAGATAATACTAATGCCAAATATCAGGCACTTGCAGATCGAGCTAATAGTCTTAGTATCGAGGTCAATAGTGCAAGTTCCTATATTGTTCCCGAAATTTTAGCGATTTCAACAGAGACGTTAAAAAAATATATTCAAGAAGAAAAAGGACTACAACTCTACCAACAATATTTAGATGAAATTATTCGGATGAAGCCTCATGTTTTATCAACAGAAGAAGAGAAATTATTAGCCCAAGTAGGAGAAGTTGCGCAAGCACCAGATAATATCTTTGGGATGTTAAATAACGCGGATATTAAGTTTCCTACAATCAAAGATGAAAATGGCGAAGAGGTTGAATTAACCAAAGGTCGTTACATTCAATTCATGGAAAGTGCTGATCGTCGAGTGCGTAAAGATGCGTTCACAGCGTTATATCAAACTTACGGTAATTTAAAGAATACTTTTGCAGCGACATTAAATGCGAATGTGAAGAAAAATGTTTTTTATGCCAAAGTAAGGAAATATCCATCTGCTTTGGTCGCTTCATTGGATGATGACAATGTCTCTCAAGAGGTTTACGATAATTTAATCGCTACTGTACATAAAAATATGGATTTGATGTATCGTTATGTGAAACTACGTAAAAAACTTCTTGGTATGGACGAACTTCATATGTATGATCTATATACACCCATTGTGAAAGATGTGAAAATCCATGTTCCTTATGAAAAGGCACAAGAAATTGTGATAAAGGGATTAGAACCATTGGGAAAAGATTATCTGACTCAATTACAAAAAGGCTTTGAATCTCGTTGGATTGATGTGTATGAGAATCAGGGTAAAACGAGTGGAGCTTATTCCTGGGGGGCATATGGAACCCATCCGTATATTTTGTTAAACTATCAGAATAATGTGAACGACATGTTTACATTGGCTCACGAACTTGGGCATTCCATGCATTCCTTCTATTCCCATGCGAACCAACCTTATGTGTATTCCCATTATAAAATCTTTGTTGCTGAGGTCGCATCCACGTTAAATGAAGCTTTGCTGATGAACTATTTATTAAAAACAACCACCGATAAAAATGAAAAGCTTTATTATCTTAATCACTATCTCGAGCAGTTCCGTGCGACCGTTTATCGTCAAACGATGTTTGCTGAATTTGAGAAGATGATTCATGAAAAGGTAGAGTCTGGTGAAGCATTAACGCCTGAGCTACTCAATCAAATGTACCATGAATTAAATATGAAATATTATGGTCCAGAAATGGTGGTTGACGATTTGATTGATTTGGAATGGGCAAGGATTCCGCATTTCTATATGAACTTCTATGTGTATAAATATGCGACAGGTTTCTCAGCAGCAATAAGTCTATCTCAACAAATCCTTGAAGAAGGGCAACCAGCTGTCGATCGTTATCTTACTTTCTTAAAATCGGGTAGTTCCGATTATCCGGTGAACCTTTTGAAAAAAGCAGGAGTGGATATGAATACCCCTGAACCTGTTCAGAAGGCCTTAGATGTATTTAAGGAAATTCTAGATCAAATGGAAGCGTTATTGGCAGAAAAGTAACCGATAACGTCCACATAGCCATCCATCAAGATTAGATCAATATGGTGAAGCTCTAAATCAAGAGTTTGCAAAGGATTTTGGTGTCGTCTCCAACAAAGAGGCAAAGAATCAGCAAAAATAAGAGAAATGAATTGTAAAGTATGGGGCTAGTCGTAGCCCCTTTTCTCAATCATACCTTTGATTCCACTTTCCCTAGACTTGAATTTATTTTTTCGTCTAGTAAAATTTTCTTTGTACCATTTATTTGGATGTTTTAATATTATTGGAGGTGTCAAGGTGAGTAAACCAGTAAAATTTGACTATAGTCAAGCAAATTCTTTTCTAAAGCAACATGAGCTTGACCAAATGAAAGACATGGTCAAAACTGCTCATCAGATGTTACATAACAAATCGGGTGCAGGAAACGATTATGTCGGTTGGGTTGATTTACCCGTAATCTATGATCAAGAAGAATTTGAACGCATCAAACAAGCAGCTAAGAGAATCCAAGAGAAATCGGATGCATTTGTAGTGATTGGTATTGGGGGTTCGTATCTAGGAGCAAGAGCAGCGATTGAAATGCTCACCCACAGCTTCTACAATCAATTGCCAAAGGATAAACGGAAAACCCCTGAAATCTATTTTGTAGGTCATCATATTAGTTCTACTTATACCAAGCATCTCTTAGAAATCCTTGAAGGTAAAGACATTTCCGTTAACGTTATTTCGAAATCAGGAACAACAACGGAACCCGCCATTGCCTTCCGTATCTTTAAGGATTACCTTGAAAAGAAATATGGAAAAGAAGAGGCCAAAAAAAGAATTTACGCTACTACGGATAAAGCAAAAGGAGCATTGCGTAAGTTAGCTGATGAAGAAGGATATGAAACCTTTGTTATCCCTGATGATGTGGGAGGAAGATATTCCGTATTAACAGCAGTAGGATTACTGCCAATCGCTGTTGCTGGACTAGATATCGAACAAATGATGGCTGGAGCAAAGAATGCTTACGAGGAATATTCCAATGACGATCTTACTCAAAATGAGGCTTATCAATATGCGGTTGTGAGAAATGTTCTTTATCGTAAGGGAAAAACCATTGAGATCATGGTCAATTATGAACCAAGCCTACATTATTTCTCTGAATGGTGGAAACAACTCTTTGGTGAGAGTGAGGGAAAAGATCATAAAGGAATCTATCCTGCATCTGTCGATTTAACAACGGACCTCCATTCGATGGGACAATATATTCAAGAAGGTCGTCGTGATCTCATGGAGACCGTGTTGGTAGTAGAACAACCAAAAGAAGAGATCACCATTGAAGAAACTACAGATAATTTGGATGGATTAAATTATCTGGCAGGAAAGACGATGGATTTCGTCAATAAAAAAGCGTTCGAAGGAACATTATTAGCTCATACCGATGGAGAAGTGCCAAATCTTGTGGTAAAACTTGACCAGCTAAACGAATTCACCTTTGGTCATTTAGTCTATTTCTTTGAAAAGGCCTGTGGAATTAGCGGATATCTATTAGGAGTCAATCCATTTGACCAACCTGGTGTAGAAGCATATAAGAAGAATATGTTTGCTCTTCTTGGTAAGCCAGGATATGAAGAGGAAAAAGCAAAATTAGAAGCACGTTTGAAGTAAGATTAAAGTTTAATATAATATGGAGAATTAGAAAAAGGACTACTCGGCTTGTTTGCTTGGTAGTCCTTATGCATAAAATAGTGTTGAAAAATAATATCTGAAAAAATAAAAAATAACAAATTTTTATCTTGACGAACTGTTCATTTCGTCATAAAATCAATCATAAAATCAAAGTTTTTAACGTTGCAATTCTTTAAACAATAAAAACATGGAAACAACGAAGAAGGAAAGTTTTGCTGAACGAGGATTATAGAGAGCCAGTGGGTGGTGCGAACTGGTAGAATCGACAGCAAAATAGCGCTCTGGAGTTGTCAAGCTGAACCAGAAGTAGGTTTGATCGGTGAAAGCCGTTATCGTTGTAGATAGTGTTATTAACACTACCTACCGAGGTCGTTATTGCGAAATAATGACGAATTAGGGTGGTATCACGGAAACTTGCCTTCCGTCCCTATTGGTGAAGAGACCAATGTGGGATTGGAAGGCTTTTCATTTATATTCTATCTTTAACACTGCACCAATGAGGCGTGCGAAAGATTAATGGAGAAGAGGAGTGAAGAGGATGTTTAAAGAGTATCAACAATTGCGTATTCCTGGACCAACACCCATTGCACCAGAGGTTCAACGGGCAATGGAACGTACAATCTTAGGACACCGGAGTGGAGAGTTCTCCAAGATTTTTGCCGAAACGATCAAGAAAGCAAAACGAATTTTTCAGACAGAACAAGATGTATTGATTGTCGCTTCTAGTGGTACAGGGGCATTAGAAATGGCTGTAGCTAATGTTGTTGAACCAGGCGACAAAGTTCTCGTGGTTGTAACCGGAGTATTTGGTGGGCGATTTGCGAAAATCGCAAAGGCTTATCATGCGGAAGTATTAACAGCCGATTTTGAATTTGGAACAGCTGCAGATCCCAATCAAATAAGAGAAATTCTAAAACAACATCCTGATATTAAAGCCGTCTTTGCAACCCATTGCGAAACCTCAACAGGAGTTGTCAATCCCATTCAAGAATTAGCTCATATCGTTAAAGAGACAAATGCTGTCTTTGTTGTCGATAGCGTCTCTGCACTTGTGGGAATGGATCTAAAGTTTGACGAATGGGGAGTCGATATCGCAGTTACAGCGTCGCATAAAGCACTTGGATTACCTCCCGGGTTGGCTTTAATTGCTGTTAGCCAAAAAGCGTGGAGGGTGATCGATGAAAATCAAGGTACTCGCTTCTATTTTGATTTACGTTCTTATCGAGATAATGCAGCCAAGGATACAACACCATTTACCGGGCCCGTTTCCCTCGTTTTTGGACTTTCCAAATCTTTAGATTTGATCGAAGAAGAAGGATTAGAACAAGGATTTAAACGCCATTTCTTATTACGCAATATGGTTCGTGCAGCCGTTACCGCTTTAGGTTTAGAATTATTCGTGAAAAATGATCGAGACGCTTCCTGTACGGTAACAGCCATTAAGGGAAATGACCAATTAGATCCTGAAAAATTAAGAAAAGTATTGCGTGAAGATTATAAGATTGTAGCAGCAGGTGGACAACAACATCTAAAAGGGCAAATTTTCCGCATAGGTCATATGGGGTATACCCATCCAATGGATATCTTAACTACAATTTCTGGATTAGAATTAGCATTAAAACAAGTTGGTTATCCAGTAGAATTAGGTGCAGGAGTAAAAGCAGCACAGGAGGTATGGGCAAATGAAAAAAATCTTGGTTAGTGATCCCATTTCTGAGA
The DNA window shown above is from Tepidibacillus fermentans and carries:
- the pepF gene encoding oligoendopeptidase F; translation: MSEQRKKSLPKRNEIDLKYKWDLEAIYANDQDWEHDFKKAKDLADQLKKYEGKLENSPQDLLHVLKLSDQVSELVGRIFVYARMRKDEDNTNAKYQALADRANSLSIEVNSASSYIVPEILAISTETLKKYIQEEKGLQLYQQYLDEIIRMKPHVLSTEEEKLLAQVGEVAQAPDNIFGMLNNADIKFPTIKDENGEEVELTKGRYIQFMESADRRVRKDAFTALYQTYGNLKNTFAATLNANVKKNVFYAKVRKYPSALVASLDDDNVSQEVYDNLIATVHKNMDLMYRYVKLRKKLLGMDELHMYDLYTPIVKDVKIHVPYEKAQEIVIKGLEPLGKDYLTQLQKGFESRWIDVYENQGKTSGAYSWGAYGTHPYILLNYQNNVNDMFTLAHELGHSMHSFYSHANQPYVYSHYKIFVAEVASTLNEALLMNYLLKTTTDKNEKLYYLNHYLEQFRATVYRQTMFAEFEKMIHEKVESGEALTPELLNQMYHELNMKYYGPEMVVDDLIDLEWARIPHFYMNFYVYKYATGFSAAISLSQQILEEGQPAVDRYLTFLKSGSSDYPVNLLKKAGVDMNTPEPVQKALDVFKEILDQMEALLAEK
- a CDS encoding glucose-6-phosphate isomerase, with the translated sequence MSKPVKFDYSQANSFLKQHELDQMKDMVKTAHQMLHNKSGAGNDYVGWVDLPVIYDQEEFERIKQAAKRIQEKSDAFVVIGIGGSYLGARAAIEMLTHSFYNQLPKDKRKTPEIYFVGHHISSTYTKHLLEILEGKDISVNVISKSGTTTEPAIAFRIFKDYLEKKYGKEEAKKRIYATTDKAKGALRKLADEEGYETFVIPDDVGGRYSVLTAVGLLPIAVAGLDIEQMMAGAKNAYEEYSNDDLTQNEAYQYAVVRNVLYRKGKTIEIMVNYEPSLHYFSEWWKQLFGESEGKDHKGIYPASVDLTTDLHSMGQYIQEGRRDLMETVLVVEQPKEEITIEETTDNLDGLNYLAGKTMDFVNKKAFEGTLLAHTDGEVPNLVVKLDQLNEFTFGHLVYFFEKACGISGYLLGVNPFDQPGVEAYKKNMFALLGKPGYEEEKAKLEARLK
- a CDS encoding pyridoxal-phosphate-dependent aminotransferase family protein, coding for MFKEYQQLRIPGPTPIAPEVQRAMERTILGHRSGEFSKIFAETIKKAKRIFQTEQDVLIVASSGTGALEMAVANVVEPGDKVLVVVTGVFGGRFAKIAKAYHAEVLTADFEFGTAADPNQIREILKQHPDIKAVFATHCETSTGVVNPIQELAHIVKETNAVFVVDSVSALVGMDLKFDEWGVDIAVTASHKALGLPPGLALIAVSQKAWRVIDENQGTRFYFDLRSYRDNAAKDTTPFTGPVSLVFGLSKSLDLIEEEGLEQGFKRHFLLRNMVRAAVTALGLELFVKNDRDASCTVTAIKGNDQLDPEKLRKVLREDYKIVAAGGQQHLKGQIFRIGHMGYTHPMDILTTISGLELALKQVGYPVELGAGVKAAQEVWANEKNLG